The following is a genomic window from Sutcliffiella horikoshii.
CCATGAACAATAGACCGTCTTTTTCAGCCTGTGCTTTTAAAATAGCAAAAATAAGTTCTTTTTTCGTCAATTTGCTGTAGTAAGATACTTTATGCTGACGGGCAAATTCATATAGTTCTTTTAATTTTAAAGTTTCTAAGTGAGAAATAGTTAAATCCATAAAAAGAAAACACCACTCTATTCGTTTAATTGTTTAGTACGTTTATGATCCAAGGATAAATGTTTGTTTGTCTTCCAACACTGATTCAAGCCGAATTAAGTTCGAAGGATGGGAAATATACTTTTAGTCGCTGCACTTTTTAAGGATATTGAAATGGAAGTGAGGACGTTTCCCTCGTGTTTGTGGGATAAACTCTCCTTATGAAGAAATTGTAGAAGAATCGCTAGGAAGATATAAGGTAGATTTTGCATAAATACTCGTAGTATTGTTTATTTTACCCACAAAATGGTCTTTTAAGCAACTGTTTTCTGTAGACAAGCTTTGAGTATTCCTTTTATTTTCTGGGGAATATTCTTGGATTTCCCCTATTTGTGTCGAATGGGGGCTTGTTGTCTATTACAATATTCGGAAGGTGTGCGGGTTTTTTGACGTTGGTATATAGGAAAACCGTAAATGGGAAGGATCCATTTACGGTTATATTTATGGTTTAGCGTTGACTCCCCGTTGATTTGCGTTCCAGGTGTTCGCTTTCCGCGGGAAGGTGCTTGAGCCTCCTCGCTTCGCTGTGGGGTCTCAAGCTACCTTTATCCCCCGCAGGAGTCTCACACCTTGCACTTCAATCAACTGGGTGGGCTACTATCTTTCCTAGTATCCAGTTAAGGCTTAAATACTAGATTTGGTTTTTTCTTGATATTGTGTTGGCCGTCGATGAAGCGGACGGTGCCGGATTTTGCGCGCATGACAACGGAGTGGGTGGTGGCGTTTGTGCCTTTGAATTGCACGCCTCGCAGCAATTCGCCGTCTGTTACTCCTGTTGCGGCGAAGATGGCGTCATCTCCGCGTACAAGGTCTTCCATTCTAAGTACGGCATCGATGTCTTCGATGCCCATTTTGCGGCAGCGAATTAGTTCTTCTTCATTTTGTGGAAGAAGTTTTCCTTGAATCTCGCCTCCAAGGCATTTCAGTGCGACTGCAGCGATTACGCCTTCTGGTGCACCACCGGAACCGAACAGGATGTCTACACCCGTGTGATCAAAGGCTGTGTTGATGGCTGCGGCAACGTCTCCGTCATCAATTAACTTGATACGAGCTCCGGCTTCACGCAGTTCTGCAATGATTTTTTCATGGCGAGGTCTGTTCAAAATAACCGCAACCACGTCTTCGATATCTTTATTTTTTGCTTCTGCCACGGCTCTCAGGTTGTCTGTGACAGATGCGTTTATGTCAATTTTCCCGACGGCTGCAGGACCGACGGCTATTTTATCCATGTACATATCCGGCGCATGAAGCAGGTTTCCGTGATCAGCAATGGCAAGTACCGCAAGTGCGTTCCAGCCCCCAGATGCTACGATGTTTGTCCCTTCAAGCGGATCGACCGCAACATCTACACGAGGCCCGTAGCCTGTGCCAAGCTTTTCACCGATATAAAGCATAGGCGCTTCGTCCATTTCTCCTTCACCAATGACAACTGTCCCTTTCATCGGAACCGTATCAAACACATCACGCATGGCGGAAGTAGCCGCTCCGTCCGCGCTGTCTTTATCTCCGCGTCCCATCCAGCGCGCTGAAGATAAAGCCGCCGCTTCTGTTACTCGAATTAATTCCATGGATAAACTTCTTTCCATTCCTTCCACTCCCTTTGCATTCTATGAATCTAGTTATTTTTTATGGTAGGCCAGCAGGCTGTCTGTGCAACCCGAGGCATTATGCTATACTTTTCGTTAATAGTATATCACATTTGTCGGAATTTGAAAGCGGTATCTACAAAAAAGAAGGAACCCGCTATATTCTCAGCGAATTCCTTCATTTTTTATTTATGAGTTTTGCATTTGTTCGATTTCTTCTTCTGTCAGCTTTTCACGCCAGATGCTGGCACCCAGTCCTTCTAGCTTTTCTTCTAGATGACTGTAGCCGCGGTCGATGTGTTCAAGACCTGTAACCTCTGTCAAGCCGTCAGCAAGTAAGCCGGCAATGACAAGAGCTGCTCCTGCACGGAGGTCACTTGCTTTTACCTTGGCACCTTGCAGCTGAACCGGTCCGTTGATAATAGCGGAACGGCCTTCTACTTTAATCTGTCCGTTCATGCGACGAAGTTCATCGACGTGTTTGAAGCGGGCTGAGTAGATGGTGTCCGTTACAATGCTCGTACCTTCCGCCTTTGTTAAAAGGGTGGTCATCGGCTGCTGAAGGTCGGTCGGGAACCCTGGGTGTACAAGGGTTTTTACGTCGACGGCTTTCAGTTTTTCGCCAGGAACGACAAGTACTTGATCTTGGTCATTGTTGATATCGATGCGTACGCCCATTTCACGAAGCTTTGCGATAAGCGGCTCCAAGTGAGTCGGGATGACATTGTCGATGATCATCTCGCCGCCTGTTGCAGCAGCCATGATCATGTATGTACCTGCTTCGATTCGGTCAGGAATGATGGTGTGTTTGCACCCGTGAAGGCTCTCCACTCCATCGATACGGATGACATCTGTACCCGCACCTTTGATTTTCGCACCCATGCTGCTTAAAAGTGTTGCAACATCGATGATTTCCGGCTCTTTTGCCGCATTTTCGATGATTGTTCTACCTTTTGCTTTCACTGCAGCAAGCATGATGTTAATTGTTGCGCCAACACTTACCACATCAAGGTAAATGCGGGCCCCTCTTAGTTCTTCTGCTCGCAGGTAGATGGCGCCTTGCTCATTTGTTACTTCTGCTCCAAGCGCTTCAAAGCCTTTGATGTGCTGGTCGATAGGTCTTGGTCCCAAATGACAGCCACCAGGCAATCCAACTACCGCTTTTTTAAAACGTCCTAGCATTGCTCCCATTAGATAATAAGAAGCACGCAGTTTTTTCACTTTTCCGCTTGGTAGTGGCATTGCGATCATTTTGGAAGGATCAACTGTTAGGTCTTCTCCCTCAAGCGATACGCTGCCGCCAATTTCCTCAAGCAGGCTGCTCAAGATCTCTACATCTGATATTTGCGGTAACCCTTCGATCGTGACGGGCGAGTCCGCTAGAATGGTTGCAGGGATCAAGGCCACTGCACTATTTTTCGCTCCACTTACGCGTACGGTTCCATTTAACTTGTTACCACCAAGGATTTTTAACTTTTCCATATATTTCTCCCTTCAAGGCGAGGTTGGTTTCCAAAAGTGCTATTTTCTATTATACACAATTATTACCAATCATAAAAATTTTCGTTAGCTATTAGTTTACACGAAAATTTTCTTTTCATATATGAAAATGCATGAAACTTTATCAAATCGTAATATTTGATACCATCCGCCTATATTCGACACATTGATTTTGTCGAAAAATAGCTGAAATTAACAAAAACCCCCTGCTTATTTTTTCAGCAGAGGGTTTTATGAAAAATTATTGCTTGCGGTTATTCCAATCCGCTAAGAATTTTTCGATTCCTTGGTCTGTTAATGGGTGGTGGAAAAGTTGCATCAGCACTTTGTAAGGAACAGTGGCAATGTGTGCTCCTTTTAACGCCGCTTCTGTAATGTGCATCGGGTGACGGATGGAAGCCGCGATGATTTCTGTCGGTATGTCATGCACCGCAAAGATGTCAGCAATGGTAGATACGAGATCCATTCCATTTTGCCCGATGTCGTCAAGGCGTCCGAGGAAAGGAGAAACGTATGTAGCACCTGCTCTCGCTGCCATCAATGCTTGATTTGCGTTAAAAATAAGCGTGACATTCGTTTTGATATTGAGGTCACTGAATGCTTTTACTGCTTTCAAGCCATCTGGAGTCATCGGCACTTTTACCGTGATGTTCGGCGCGATTGCCGCAAGTGTTTTCCCCTCTTCAATCATGCCTTCTGCGTCAAGTGCAATAACTTCGGCACTGACAGAACCTTCTACGAATGAAGTGATTTCGCGAAGGCGGTCTTCGAATGTAATGTTTTCTTTTGCCACAAGGCTTGGGTTTGTCGTTACGCCTGCAAGTAATCCCAGTGCATGGGCTTCTTTGATTTCTTCAAGATTTGCTGTGTCGATGAAAAATTTCATGTCAATCTCTCCCTTGTTATGAAAAGTTATGTTTGCGCTTTCATATAAAAATGAAACAAAACCGCCGGGTATGGCGGTTCTGCATATCGTTGCCTTGTTGTTGGTTGAATGGTGTTGTTGTCTTGTTAAAAAAATTTATTACGCTTTGTTGGAAGATCCAAATTCGCGCATTTTGCCTTTTACTGTATCTTTAATTGCGTCGCGAGCAGGTCCTAGGTATTTACGAGGATCGTACTCTTCTGTTTTTGCAGCAAGTGTTTCACGAACTGCTTTTGCAGATGCAATTTGGTTTTCTGTGTTAACGTTGATTTTCGCTGTTCCAAAAGAGATTGCTTTTTGGATGTCATGCGTAGGGATTCCAGTTCCGCCGTGTAATACTAGAGGAACGCCAGCACGGTTGTTGATGTCTTCCATCTCTTTGAAGCCAAGGTTCGGTTCGCCTTTGTATGGACCGTGTACGGAACCTAAAGCTGGAGCTAGGCAATCAATACCTGTGCGTTTTACAAGCTCTTCACACTCTTGTGGATCAGCATAGATTACGCCATCAGCGATAACGTCGTCTTCTTGTCCACCTACTACACCAAGCTCTGCCTCAACAGATACTCCGTGGAAGTGTGCTAATTCTACAACTTTAGAAGTTGTTTCAATGTTCTCCTCAAATGGATGGTGAGAAGCATCGATCATTACAGAAGTAAATCCAGCGTGGATCGCTTTTGCACAAGACTCATAGCTAGAACCGTGGTCTAAGTGAATCGCTACAGGTACAGTTACACCGTACTCTTCCATTAACGCTTTTACTAATGCTACGATTGTTTTGAAGCCACCCATATAACGAGCCGCACCTTCAGAAACACCAAGGATAACTGGTGAATTTTCCTCCTGTGCTGCTTGTAGAATTGCTTGTGTGAACTCTAGGTTGTTCAAGTTGAACTGACCTACTGCATAGCCTTCTGCATTTGCTTTTTTCAGCATTTCTGTCATGGAAACTAAAGGCATAATAACATCCTCCTTCGTATTATATTCACTCCGAAAAGTTTTTCCCGTTCTTACAAGGCGGTAAACACTGAAGCTCGTCCCTTTGATTAAAGGGTTCGCGGATCGTGCAAACCTTTTGTAAAAAATTTCACCCATATCAAAACTAGCTTGACCAATCGGGAAACCAGTTATGTATATTGGGTAAAAATGTGCAAAAACTTGACGGTTGATTTTTATCCAGTACTTAGCATATCAACTATGTAGAAAAACGGCAACTACTGAAGTATGCCGTTTTTCAATGTAAGCGATAACACCTAAAATGTTTTAATATTCAGTTATAAAATCAGCGTTTCAAACCGATTGGCGCGGCATGTTTTTACGGACCGCATCTCTTATTTCATCAATATCGAATGGTTTGGCAAAGTGCGTGATTGCACCAAGGTCTTTCGATTCCTGGATCATATCCAATTCACCGTAAGCTGTCATAATGATTACCTGGATATCAGAATTAATTGCTTTTAGCCTCTTTAAAATCTCGATTCCGTCCATACCGGGGATCTTCATGTCTAACAATACTAAGTCCGGTGAATGCTTTTCTACGATATCTAATGCTTGGTACCCGTTTGCTGCCTGAAACGTCTGATAGCCCTCTTTTTGAAATACTTCATTCAACAAAATCCGTATCCCATACTGGTCATCCACAATCAGTAATTTTTGACCCACCATTACACCCCACCTCTAAAAATAATCAATCCGTTTCCATCCACCCACCTAATTCTACTATAATAGTCTTATTTCCTCCTTTTTCGACCGGGAAATTTTTTTGGGAAGATGTAATAGCAAAAAAATTTCGTTAAGGGGTCAGACCCCTGCAGGACTTTTCCCCTTGATGTAGAAGGCTCCAGCCAACTTAGCGAATGTCGGATTATGTAGGAAAAACGCGAACGAAAAGGGGTCAGACCCCCCTAGGATTTTTGCCTTTTGTGTCATACTGTCATTTATTATACTGGAGTTTTGGTGGAATGGAATGAGGCGATGGGTTTTGTTGAATAATTTATGTTATAGGAGTGTGATTTGGGATGTTGAAGATTTTTACGACTCAGTTGCAGGGTGTGTTTAATAGGATTGGTTCGAGTGAGGAGTTTGCATTTGAGGATGCGGCGAGATTGTTGGCGCAGGCGGTTGTCGGGGACGGGCGTGTTTATGTGCATGGTGTGAAGGAGATGAAAGCAGTCGAGGCAGAGGCCACTACTGGTGCGGAGCCGCTTATGAGCGCTACCCTTTTATCGGACCTGGACAGTTATCATGATCTGACAGATACGGACCGGGCATTGATTGTGTCACGCTTTTCCACAGATGAGGAAGCGATCAGTACAGCAAAAGCTTTGAAGGAACTGGGAATTGAGATTGTCGGGATTTCGACGGTGATGGAGCCTGAATTTGGAGGGTTTGCTGATGGGACGGAAACCCTTGTGTCCTTGTCTGATGTACATATCGACATGAAATTAAAGAAACCACTGATTCCCGGTGATGATGGAGAACGCTTTGCCTTCCCTTCCAGCATGGTTGCTCTTTATGTTTATCATGGGTTAGCTTTTACTTTGAAGGAGATTTTGGAAGAGCAGATGTAGGAGGACATATTTTATTTTTTGGGGGATAGCTGGTTTCTAAGATGACAGTATTCTTGTTTGTCCAGCTAATTTGGCGCCGTTCGGCTTCTACGATGACAGTTTCTCTGTTTCTCCAGCTGTTTTGGCGCCGTTCGGCTTCTACGATGACAATTTTCTTGTTTCTCCAGCAGTTTTGGCGCCATTCGGCCTCAACGGTGACAGAACCCCCTGTCCCCTCCCCTACTTTGGCACCGTTCGGCGTTTATAGTGCCCTGTTCCAAGTTAATCTTTGATAAATTTAAAGGATTTTACCCACATTTAGCAAAAGTAATTTTTCATGGGAGGTTTCGACGAGTGTTATATCAGAATTTAAAAATAGAAAAAGCGACAACGGAAGATGGGCCAAGCATAGTAGAGTTGTTGAAGAGCCGTGCTACCCATTTAAAAAGCAAGGGTTCTACGCAGTGGAGCTTCCTCCTTACAGGACAAGAAGATGCGGAAATTTTAGCGCTCGTTTCAAAGGGGTTATTTTATA
Proteins encoded in this region:
- the glpX gene encoding class II fructose-bisphosphatase, with translation MERSLSMELIRVTEAAALSSARWMGRGDKDSADGAATSAMRDVFDTVPMKGTVVIGEGEMDEAPMLYIGEKLGTGYGPRVDVAVDPLEGTNIVASGGWNALAVLAIADHGNLLHAPDMYMDKIAVGPAAVGKIDINASVTDNLRAVAEAKNKDIEDVVAVILNRPRHEKIIAELREAGARIKLIDDGDVAAAINTAFDHTGVDILFGSGGAPEGVIAAVALKCLGGEIQGKLLPQNEEELIRCRKMGIEDIDAVLRMEDLVRGDDAIFAATGVTDGELLRGVQFKGTNATTHSVVMRAKSGTVRFIDGQHNIKKKPNLVFKP
- the fsa gene encoding fructose-6-phosphate aldolase, coding for MKFFIDTANLEEIKEAHALGLLAGVTTNPSLVAKENITFEDRLREITSFVEGSVSAEVIALDAEGMIEEGKTLAAIAPNITVKVPMTPDGLKAVKAFSDLNIKTNVTLIFNANQALMAARAGATYVSPFLGRLDDIGQNGMDLVSTIADIFAVHDIPTEIIAASIRHPMHITEAALKGAHIATVPYKVLMQLFHHPLTDQGIEKFLADWNNRKQ
- a CDS encoding DUF2529 domain-containing protein, with amino-acid sequence MLKIFTTQLQGVFNRIGSSEEFAFEDAARLLAQAVVGDGRVYVHGVKEMKAVEAEATTGAEPLMSATLLSDLDSYHDLTDTDRALIVSRFSTDEEAISTAKALKELGIEIVGISTVMEPEFGGFADGTETLVSLSDVHIDMKLKKPLIPGDDGERFAFPSSMVALYVYHGLAFTLKEILEEQM
- a CDS encoding class II fructose-bisphosphate aldolase gives rise to the protein MPLVSMTEMLKKANAEGYAVGQFNLNNLEFTQAILQAAQEENSPVILGVSEGAARYMGGFKTIVALVKALMEEYGVTVPVAIHLDHGSSYESCAKAIHAGFTSVMIDASHHPFEENIETTSKVVELAHFHGVSVEAELGVVGGQEDDVIADGVIYADPQECEELVKRTGIDCLAPALGSVHGPYKGEPNLGFKEMEDINNRAGVPLVLHGGTGIPTHDIQKAISFGTAKINVNTENQIASAKAVRETLAAKTEEYDPRKYLGPARDAIKDTVKGKMREFGSSNKA
- a CDS encoding UDP-N-acetylglucosamine 1-carboxyvinyltransferase encodes the protein MEKLKILGGNKLNGTVRVSGAKNSAVALIPATILADSPVTIEGLPQISDVEILSSLLEEIGGSVSLEGEDLTVDPSKMIAMPLPSGKVKKLRASYYLMGAMLGRFKKAVVGLPGGCHLGPRPIDQHIKGFEALGAEVTNEQGAIYLRAEELRGARIYLDVVSVGATINIMLAAVKAKGRTIIENAAKEPEIIDVATLLSSMGAKIKGAGTDVIRIDGVESLHGCKHTIIPDRIEAGTYMIMAAATGGEMIIDNVIPTHLEPLIAKLREMGVRIDINNDQDQVLVVPGEKLKAVDVKTLVHPGFPTDLQQPMTTLLTKAEGTSIVTDTIYSARFKHVDELRRMNGQIKVEGRSAIINGPVQLQGAKVKASDLRAGAALVIAGLLADGLTEVTGLEHIDRGYSHLEEKLEGLGASIWREKLTEEEIEQMQNS
- a CDS encoding response regulator — protein: MVGQKLLIVDDQYGIRILLNEVFQKEGYQTFQAANGYQALDIVEKHSPDLVLLDMKIPGMDGIEILKRLKAINSDIQVIIMTAYGELDMIQESKDLGAITHFAKPFDIDEIRDAVRKNMPRQSV